The proteins below come from a single Periophthalmus magnuspinnatus isolate fPerMag1 chromosome 7, fPerMag1.2.pri, whole genome shotgun sequence genomic window:
- the mapk14a gene encoding mitogen-activated protein kinase 14A isoform X2 produces the protein MSQNERPKFYRQDVNKTIWEVPERYQNLLPVGSGAYGTVCSAFDVKTGLKVAVKKLSRPFQSIIHAKRTYRELRLLKHMKHENVIGLLDVFSPATSLKEFKDVYLVTHLMGADLNNIVKCQKLTDDHVQFLIYQILRGLKYIHSADIIHRDLKPSNLAVNEDCELKILDFGLARQTDDEMTGYVATRWYRAPEIMLNWMHYNMTVDIWSVGCIMAELLTGRTLFPGTDHIDQLKLIMLLVGTPEPSLLKKISSESARNYVMSLPIMPKRNFADVFIGANPLAVDLLEKMLVLDTDQRITAAEALAHPYFSQYHDPDDEPVADPYDQSFESRELDIEEWKRLTYEEVISFEPPLFSEDDME, from the exons ATGTCGCAGAACGAAAGGCCCAAGTTTTATCGACAGGACGTCAACAAAACCATTTGGGAAGTGCCCGAGCGATACCAGAACCTGTTACCTGTGGGATCGGGTGCATACGGTACCGTTTG TTCTGCATTTGATGTGAAAACTGGTTTGAAAGTTGCTGTGAAGAAGCTCTCCCGACCCTTTCAGTCCATCATCCATGCAAAGAGGACATACCGAGAGCTGCGGTTGCTCAAGcacatgaaacatgaaaat GTAATCGGCCTATTGGATGTTTTCTCCCCAGCGACAAGCCTAAAGGAGTTTAAGGATGT aTATCTTGTCACTCATCTAATGGGGGCTGATTTGAACAACATAGTGAAATGCCAGAAGCTGACAGATGACCATGTACAATTCCTCATATATCAGATTCTCAGAGGATTAAAG TATATCCATTCAGCTGACATTATTCACAGA gatCTGAAACCAAGCAACCTGGCTGTGAATGAAGACTGTGAACTCAAA ATTTTGGACTTTGGTTTGGCTCGTCAGACTGATGATGAAATGACCGGATACGTAGCCACCCGCTGGTACAGAGCCCCAGAGATCATGCTCAACTGGATGCATTACAACATGACAG TGGACATCTGGTCTGTGGGGTGTATAATGGCAGAGCTTCTCACTGGAAGGACGCTGTTTCCTGGCACTGACC ACATTGACCAGTTGAAGTTAATCATGCTCCTGGTGGGGACTCCAGAGCCGTCTCTCTTGAAGAAAATCTCTTCAGAGTCT gccAGAAATTATGTCATGTCTTTGCCTATCATGCCCAAGAGGAACTTTGCTGATGTTTTCATTGGTGCCAACCCTTTAG cTGTGGACCTTCTGGAGAAAATGCTGGTCTTGGATACAGACCAGCGGATAACAGCAGCTGAAGCTTTGGCTCATCCATACTTCAGCCAGTACCACGACCCAGATGATGAACCAGTGGCCGACCCTTATGATCAGAGCTTTGAGAGCCGAGAGCTGGATATCGAGGAGTGGAAAC GATTAACCTATGAGGAGGTCATAAGTTTTGAGCCACCACTCTTTAGTGAAGATGACATGGAATAA
- the mapk14a gene encoding mitogen-activated protein kinase 14A isoform X1, translating to MSQNERPKFYRQDVNKTIWEVPERYQNLLPVGSGAYGTVCSAFDVKTGLKVAVKKLSRPFQSIIHAKRTYRELRLLKHMKHENVIGLLDVFSPATSLKEFKDVYLVTHLMGADLNNIVKCQKLTDDHVQFLIYQILRGLKYIHSADIIHRDLKPSNLAVNEDCELKILDFGLARQTDDEMTGYVATRWYRAPEIMLNWMHYNMTVDIWSVGCIMAELLTGRTLFPGTDHINQLQQIMRLTGTPPTSLINRMPSHEARNYVMSLPIMPKRNFADVFIGANPLAVDLLEKMLVLDTDQRITAAEALAHPYFSQYHDPDDEPVADPYDQSFESRELDIEEWKRLTYEEVISFEPPLFSEDDME from the exons ATGTCGCAGAACGAAAGGCCCAAGTTTTATCGACAGGACGTCAACAAAACCATTTGGGAAGTGCCCGAGCGATACCAGAACCTGTTACCTGTGGGATCGGGTGCATACGGTACCGTTTG TTCTGCATTTGATGTGAAAACTGGTTTGAAAGTTGCTGTGAAGAAGCTCTCCCGACCCTTTCAGTCCATCATCCATGCAAAGAGGACATACCGAGAGCTGCGGTTGCTCAAGcacatgaaacatgaaaat GTAATCGGCCTATTGGATGTTTTCTCCCCAGCGACAAGCCTAAAGGAGTTTAAGGATGT aTATCTTGTCACTCATCTAATGGGGGCTGATTTGAACAACATAGTGAAATGCCAGAAGCTGACAGATGACCATGTACAATTCCTCATATATCAGATTCTCAGAGGATTAAAG TATATCCATTCAGCTGACATTATTCACAGA gatCTGAAACCAAGCAACCTGGCTGTGAATGAAGACTGTGAACTCAAA ATTTTGGACTTTGGTTTGGCTCGTCAGACTGATGATGAAATGACCGGATACGTAGCCACCCGCTGGTACAGAGCCCCAGAGATCATGCTCAACTGGATGCATTACAACATGACAG TGGACATCTGGTCTGTGGGGTGTATAATGGCAGAGCTTCTCACTGGAAGGACGCTGTTTCCTGGCACTGACC ATATAAACCAGCTACAGCAGATCATGCGTTTGACAGGAACACCCCCGACATCTCTAATAAACAGGATGCCCAGTCATGAG gccAGAAATTATGTCATGTCTTTGCCTATCATGCCCAAGAGGAACTTTGCTGATGTTTTCATTGGTGCCAACCCTTTAG cTGTGGACCTTCTGGAGAAAATGCTGGTCTTGGATACAGACCAGCGGATAACAGCAGCTGAAGCTTTGGCTCATCCATACTTCAGCCAGTACCACGACCCAGATGATGAACCAGTGGCCGACCCTTATGATCAGAGCTTTGAGAGCCGAGAGCTGGATATCGAGGAGTGGAAAC GATTAACCTATGAGGAGGTCATAAGTTTTGAGCCACCACTCTTTAGTGAAGATGACATGGAATAA
- the elapor1 gene encoding endosome/lysosome-associated apoptosis and autophagy regulator 1, protein MRPDSSHLGLMLLWLLCARSQAELPICKESDYHFEYTECDILGARWRVAVPNKLDTCTRLPDPVKGTQCTFSCNEGEFLDMQSQQCHKCAPGTYSLGTGVAFDEWDSLPHGFVTLHQNTEEYDDEVNCANSTWTPKGEYIASNTDECTATLSYSVNLKKPGVLTFEYLYPDNNVYFEFFVQNDQCQSTKSDGRWMKVSENDWSTHMVDLSTGNNVLYWRTTGYSLNSEIKPVLLKNIGISGVSYTSECFLCKPGTYSAKPGAARCSPCPADSFSTKGATVCHPCQNDTYTEAGSGTCKPRPACTISDYFYTHTPCDAEGKTQLMYKWIEPKICSETVLGAVQLLASGDKQTCPPCNPGFYVTNSSTCEPCQQGFYSNGTVCDKCPAGTEPLVGYEYKWWNTIPKNMKSSTFRSSFNDPEHSTAWEVAGEYIYTTPAEEDTDFLMLTLNVPGYRLPQSVSKNSQLARITFVFETRCTADCRLFFQAGYSQWNSDVVEQWKGTNNKQSYSFVIQGNKTKSFTWAFQRTREYSLTRKYSADVAKIYSIHITNVIGGVASQCRHCPLVATESSSGCVPCPPGHYMVGETGVCKSCPPNTIVRAEQAVGEAACVPCGPNTKRNTEYSACLSECHLKIQSQQGPLHYHFSALSNVTSFHNNARFTTKGLRYFQHFNLALCGTEGRVLATCVDNVTESVKKEVKGYICQSTVVPSDIRGQTVVSSQPVVVGDTLTGVTTETSLNGISSPAGLFPSTSTLPDVIFYYRSSDKTQACKQGRAATVRMRCNPTVSAKDRITTPSNCSEGTCDGCTFHFLWESQNACPLCTKNHYREIVSACVQGIQKTTFVWQQPLQCFGGEPLPEQLISACVSLDFWLKFGVSTGTVSALLLICISCYFWKRTRKLEYKYSKLMMSSGGKECELPTADSCAIMEGEDAEDDYIDLTKKSLFTKIKSFRYERTVDGFDSVPLKSSSLLQKGEDSDDD, encoded by the exons ATGCGCCCAGACTCCTCTCACCTGGGACTAATGCTGCTATGGCTGCTGTGTGCGCGGAGCCAGGCCGAGCTGCCCATCTGTAAAGAG TCCGACTATCACTTTGAGTACACAGAATGTGACATACTGGGAGCGCGCTGGAGGGTGGCTGTGCCCAACAAACTGGACACGTGCACAAGACTACCTGACCCCGTCAAAGGCACCCAATGCA CTTTTTCTTGTAATGAAGGCGAGTTTCTGGACATGCAGTCTCAGCAGTGTCACAAATGCGCCCCTGGAACCTACTCTCTGGGGACTGGAGTTGCTTTTGATGAGTGGGACTCTTTGCCCCATGGCTTTGtgaccctccaccaaaacacagaggaatATGACGACGAAGTCAACTGTGCAAA TTCAACTTGGACCCCAAAAGGTGAATACATCGCCTCTAACACAGATGAATGCACTGCCACTTTATCCTACAGTGTGAACCTCAAGAAACCAGGAGTACTGACCTTTGAGTATTTGTACCCTGACAACAACGTCTACTTTGAGTTTTTT GTTCAGAACGACCAGTGTCAGTCGACCAAATCTGACGGCAGGTGGATGAAAGTGTCTGAAAATGACTGGAGCACACACATG GTTGATCTGAGCACAGGCAACAATGTGCTGTATTGGAGAACCACAGGATATTCTCTGAACAGTGAGATCAAACCTgtgctcctcaaaaacattggAATCTCTG GAGTGTCTTACACGTCAGAGTGTTTCCTCTGTAAACCTGGGACATACAGTGCAAAGCCCGGTGCTGCACGGTGCTCCCCATGTCCAGCTGATTCTTTCTCCACTAAAGGAGCCACAGTCTGTCACCCATGTCAAAATGACACATACACAG AGGCCGGCTCAGGGACATGCAAACCCAGACCTGCCTGTACCATCAGTGACTACTTCTACACGCACACACCATGTGACGCAGAGGGAAAG ACCCAGCTCATGTATAAATGGATAGAGCCAAAGATCTGCAGTGAGACTGTACTGGGCGCCGTTCAGCTGCTTGCATCTGgagacaaacaaacatgtcCCCCCTGTAACCCGGGATTTTATGTCACTAACTCCTCAACCTGTGAGCCCTGCCAACAAGGCTTCTATTCCAACGGGACAG tttgtgacaAGTGTCCAGCAGGTACAGAGCCACTGGTTGGCTACGAGTACAAATGGTGGAACACAATTCCCAAAAATATGAAAAGCTCAACTTTCCGCAGCTCGTTCAATGACCCTGAGCACAGCACAG ctTGGGAAGTGGCGGGGGAATACATCTACACAACTCCTGCAGAAGAGGACACAGATTTCCTCATGCTTACTCTTAATGTCCCTGGATATAG GTTGCCACAGTCGGTCTCCAAAAACAGTCAACTTGCTCGGATCACATTCGTCTTTGAGACCAGGTGTACCGCAGACTGCAGACTTTTCTTCCAAGCG GGCTATAGTCAGTGGAATAGTGATGTTGTGGAGCAGTGGAAAGGAACCAACAACAAACAGTCCTATTCATTTGTAATTCAAGGAAATAAAACCAAGAGCTTTACCTGGGCATTTCAACGCACTAGGGAATATTCTTTG ACGAGAAAGTATAGTGCTGATGTAGCCAAGATTTACTCCATCCACATCACTAATGTCATTGGGGGTGTTGCCTCTCAGTGCCGCCACTGCCCTCTGGTTGCAACTGAAAGCAGTTCGggctgtgtcccctgtccccctGGACACTACATGGTGGGTGAGACAGGGGTGTGCAAGAGCTGCCCCCCAAATACAATCGTCAGAGCAGAGCAGGCAGTGGGGGAGGCCGCATGTGTGCCCTGTGGACCCAACACCAAGAGGAACACG GAATACTCCGCTTGTCTCAGTGAATGCCACCTGAAAATCCAAAGTCAACAAGGACCGTTGCATTACcatttctctgctctctccaaTGTGACCAGTTTTCACAACAACGCTCGATTCACCACTAAAGGCCTGAGATATTTCCAGCATTTTAACCTGGCGCTGTGTGGCACTGAG GGAAGAGTACTGGCAACTTGTGTGGACAATGTAACCGAGAGTGTGAAGAAGGAGGTCAAAGGATACATTTGTCAGTCGACTGTGGTTCCCTCCGACATCAGGGGCCAGACTGTAGTGTCCTCCCAGCCAGTTGTCGTTGGAGACACACTAACTG GTGTCACCACAGAGACTTCACTGAACGGTATCTCATCTCCAGCTGGGTTATTCCCCTCCACATCCACATTGCCAGATGTCATCTTCTACTATAG GTCCTCTGACAAAACTCAGGCGTGCAAACAGGGCAGAGCTGCCACAGTCCGGATGAGATGCAACCCCACAGTGAGCGCAAAGGACCGGATCACCACACCAAG TAACTGTTCGGAGGGCACATGTGACGGCTGTACTTTCCACTTCCTTTGGGAAAGTCAGAATGCATGTCCGCTCTGCACCAAGAACCACTACAGAGAGATAGTCAGTGCTTGTGTACAAGGAATACAG aAAACCACATTTGTGTGGCAGCAGCCTCTTCAGTGCTTCGGTGGTGAGCCCCTCCCGGAGCAGCTGATCTCTGCCTGTGTCAGTCTGGACTTTTGGCTGAAGTTTGGTGTCTCCACAGGAACTGTCTCCGCTCTTCTCCTCATCTGCATCAGCTGCTATTTCTGGAAGAGGACTCGCAA ACTTGAATACAAATACTCCAAGCTAATGATGAGCTCTGGAGGCAAAGAGTGTGAACTACCTACTGCGGATAGCTGTGCCATAATGGAaggagaggatgcagaggatgacTACATTGACCTCACCAAGAAATCCCTCTTCACCAAAATCAAGTCTTTCAGATATGAG aggaCGGTGGATGGGTTTGATTCAGTTCCACTTAAATCTTCTTCGCTTTTGCAAAAAGGGGAGGACTCAGATGACGACTAA
- the cfap276 gene encoding cilia- and flagella-associated protein 276 has translation MSLSNRDPYPSPKLENDSTLSGYKPPQKGIFNKPTHLAQIEEPWSRLHGSATWSSFRRSAMFHDQQVQETYLSVIHSQAPRDSLDFQLKTVYDHHRDFFWSKNQILYQKDTVCEDHRHTEKQSDQGTAQDQDIRRWVYPKRRSIYSVK, from the exons ATGAGCTTGTCCAATCGGGACCCATATCCTTCACCAAAACTGGAAAATGACTCCACTTTGAGCGGATATAAGCCGCCGCAG aAAGGAATCTTTAACAAACCGACCCACTTGGCGCAGATAGAAGAGCCGTGGAGCCGCCTTCATGGCTCTGCCACATGGTCCAGTTTTAGGAGGAGTGCCATGTTCCACGACCAGCAGGTACAGGAGACTTACCT ATCTGTCATTCACTCCCAGGCCCCACGGGACAGCCTGGACTTTCAGCTGAAGACTGTCTATGATCACCACAGGGACTTCTTCTGGAGCAAGAACCAGATCTTATACCAGAAAGACACTGTGTGTGAGGATCACAG GCACACTGAGAAGCAAAGTGACCAAGGGACAGCGCAGGACCAGGACATCAGACGATGGGTCTACCCAAAGAGGCGCTCCATTTATAGTGTCAAATAA
- the srpk1a gene encoding LOW QUALITY PROTEIN: SRSF protein kinase 1a (The sequence of the model RefSeq protein was modified relative to this genomic sequence to represent the inferred CDS: deleted 2 bases in 1 codon): MERKVLALQARKKRAKAKKTTKKQPANPRARQPPQHEASPPEPEEPERILGSDDEEQEDPNDYCKGGYHHVKVGDLYNGKYHVIRKLGWGHFSTVWLAWDIQVKRFVAMKVVKSAEQYTETAVDEIKLLRSVRNSDPDDPNRDKVVQLLDDFKISGVNGTHVCMVFEVLGHHLLKWIIKSNYQGLPLPCVKSIIRQVLQGLDYLHSKCQIIHTDIKPENILMNVDEPYVRKLAAEATEWQRSGAPPPSGSAISTAPAPKQAVKMSKNKKKKLKKKQKKKAELLEKCIMDLEEMEKATGPQEEEDEEYEDPQSPKGRVCAPLRQLSFQEIGAAEEEEGECSVAADQLSTGPAGQREVNCNGHSEVEQSLWRSEDQHNGNAQLPEKCGITDEAQCESPLYNGVDCPDLKELDLDCESPSVEREEGPHRHPSDGLEGGELEHSNGHGNEERCRLYRTQESVNDGKLSAGSLLVNPLEPLNADKIRVKIADLGNACWVNKHFTEDIQTRQYRSLEVLIGAGYSTPADIWSTACMAFELATGDYLFEPRSGEDYSRDEDHLALMIELLGKIPRHYALSGKYSQEYFNKRGDLKHITKLKPWGLLEVLVDKYEWPREEAESFTDFLLPMLELIPEKRATAAECLRHPWLAL, translated from the exons ATGGAGAGAAAAG TTCTGGCACTCCAGGCAAGGAAGAAGAGGGCAAAGGCAAAAAAGACGACTAAAAA ACAGCCAGCCAATCCCAGAGCCCGCCAGCCGCCGCAGCATGAGGCGTCACCCCCGGAGCCCGAGGAGCCTGAA AGGATCCTAGGGTCCGATGATGAGGAGCAAGAAGACCCCAACGACTACtgcaaag GTGGCTACCACCACGTGAAAGTAGGAGACCTTTACAATGGAAAATATCATGTCATTCGTAAACTGGGCTGGGGGCACTTCTCCACTGTTTGGCTGGCCTGGGATATCCA GGTGAAGAGGTTTGTGGCAATGAAGGTAGTAAAAAGTGCTGAGCAATATACGGAAACAGCAGTTGATGAGATCAAACTACTCAGATCT GTGAGAAACTCAGACCCTGATGATCCGAACCGGGACAAAGTTGTGCAGTTGCTTGATGATTTCAAAATCTCTGGTGTTAATGGGACTC ATGTTTGCATGGTCTTTGAGGTTTTGGGACATCATTTATTAAAATGGataataaagtcaaattatCAAGGGCTGCCCCTGCCCTGTGTGAAGAGTATCATCCGACAG GTTCTGCAAGGCTTAGACTACCTGCACTCAAAGTGCCAGATCATTCACACGGACATAAAGCCAGAGAACATCCTCATGAACGTGGATGAGCCTTATGTGCGGAAACTGGCTGCAGAAGCCACTGAGTGGCAGAGGTCTggcgcccctcctccctcaggCTCAGCAA tAAGCACAGCACCTGCACCAAAACAG gccgtaaaaatgtcaaaaaacaagaagaaaaagttgaaaaagaaacagaagaagaaagctGAGCTGCTTGAGAAGTGTATTATGGacctggaggagatggagaaggcCACGGgaccacaggaggaggaggacgaggaatATGAGGACCCACAGTCTCCCAAAGGCAGAGTGTGTGCCCCTTTAAGACAGCTTTCCTTCCAGGAAATaggagcagcagaagaagaagagggtg AGTGTAGTGTTGCCGCAGACCAACTGAGCACAGGACCAGCCGGGCAGCGGGAAGTGAACTGTAATGGCCACTcggaggtggagcagagcctcTGGAGGAGTGAAGACCAGCACAACGGGAACGCACAGCTGCCAGAGAAGTGTGGCATTACGGATGAGGCGCAGTGTGAATCTCCGCTCTATAACGGGGTGGACTGTCCCGACCTGAAAGAGCTGGATTTGGACTGTGAAAGCCCAAGTGTCGAAAGAGAAGAGGGCCCTCACAGACACCCTTCTGATGGGCTGGAGGGGGGAGAACTGGAGCACAGCAACGGCCATGGCAATGAAGAGCGCTGTCGGCTGTACAGGACCCAGGAGAGTGTCAATGATG GCAAGCTGTCAGCGGGATCCCTGTTAGTTAACCCTCTTGAACCACTCAATGCAGACAAGATCAGGGTCAAGATTGCTGACTTGGGAAACGCCTGCTGGGTG AACAAGCACTTTACAGAGGACATTCAAACACGGCAGTACCGGTCGTTAGAGGTGCTTATCGGAGCTGGATATAGCACACCAGCCGATATTTGGAGCACAGCCTGCATG GCCTTTGAACTTGCCACTGGAGATTATCTGTTTGAACCCCGATCTGGGGAAGATTACTCCCGGGATGAAG ACCACCTTGCGCTCATGATAGAGTTGTTGGGTAAAATCCCTCGCCACTATGCTCTGAGTGGGAAATACTCACAGGAATACTTCAACAAGAGAG GTGATTTGAAGCACATCACAAAACTGAAGCCGTGGGGTTTGTTGGAGGTGCTGGTGGACAAATACGAGTGGCCACGCGAGGAGGCGGAGAGCTTCACCGACTTCCTGCTGCCCATGCTGGAGCTGATCCCCGAGAAGAGAGCCACTGCAGCCGAGTGCCTGCGTCACCCCTGGCTCGCCCTCTAG